One region of Juglans regia cultivar Chandler chromosome 4, Walnut 2.0, whole genome shotgun sequence genomic DNA includes:
- the LOC108981961 gene encoding uncharacterized protein LOC108981961: MSDLNSNENEREANLSTSEVLRAAAHQLIDDLTQNPSCCQHNFNEGGCTVEQFNRIHPPLFDGRGEPTLAEDWIQNIEEILWVLTCTDEQKVAYATFKLTGEAKRWWVFERTIREAEGTKIVSWLHFKQIFLERFFQSSVREDKAMKFTTLVQGTMTVHQYEAKFTKLSHFAAYFIPDEEKKACKFEQGLNEKLYE, encoded by the coding sequence ATGTCAGATCTGAACTCAAACGAGAATGAAAGGGAAGCCAACTTGAGTACTTCTGAAGTACTACGAGCAGCGGCTCATCAATTAATAGATGACCTCACGCAGAATCCCTCATGTTGCCAACACAACTTTAATGAAGGAGGTTGTACCGTAGAACAATTCAATCGGATCCACCCCcctttatttgatgggagaggcgaACCAACCCTggcggaggattggattcagaACATTGAGGAGATATTGTGGGTCCTAACCTGCACAGATGAACAAAAGGTGGCATACGCCACGTTCAAGCTGACTGGGGAGGCGAAAAGATGGTGGGTTTTTGAAAGAACCATTAGAGAAGCGGAAGGGACAAAAATAGTCAGTTGGCTGCATTTCAAGCAAATTTTTCTAGAACGCTTCTTCCAAAGCTCGGTCCGAGAGGACAAGGCTATGAAATTCACCACCTTGGTACAGGGAACTATGACTGTACATCAGTATGAAGCTAAATTTACTAAGTTATCCCATTTTGCTGCGTATTTTATtccagatgaggaaaagaaggcgtGTAAATTCGAGCAAGGGCTAAATGAAAAACTTTATGAGTGA